One window from the genome of Desulfatirhabdium butyrativorans DSM 18734 encodes:
- a CDS encoding HU family DNA-binding protein — MKSWISIDGIHRPKPNREETMKKEELVAQMAEEAGITKVQAAKALSAMIDGISGALKEKDGKVALVGFGTFVKVQRKERQGVNPATGEKIQIKASNVVRFRPGKQLKETVG; from the coding sequence ATGAAATCGTGGATTTCGATCGATGGTATCCATAGACCAAAACCAAACAGGGAGGAAACGATGAAGAAGGAAGAACTGGTCGCTCAGATGGCGGAAGAAGCGGGAATTACCAAGGTCCAGGCCGCAAAGGCACTTTCTGCGATGATCGATGGCATATCGGGTGCCTTGAAAGAAAAGGACGGAAAAGTTGCGCTGGTCGGGTTTGGTACCTTTGTAAAGGTCCAGCGCAAGGAACGCCAGGGGGTCAATCCGGCTACCGGTGAAAAAATCCAGATCAAGGCAAGCAATGTCGTCCGGTTCAGACCGGGCAAACAACTCAAGGAGACCGTGGGATAA
- a CDS encoding pyruvate kinase alpha/beta domain-containing protein — protein MIFDSAGEHNTETALSIAGRRAAELGIQEVVVSSTSGKTAFKALDILTGFRVVVVTYHCGFREPFHNVMPVSVRAELEGRGARVVSATHALSGVERSIAKTYGGVYPVLLVADTLRLFGQGTKVAVEIAIMAADAGALSGEDIVSVGGTARGVDTALVLKPAHQSNVFKDLFIKEVVCKPRSS, from the coding sequence ATGATTTTCGATAGTGCGGGAGAACACAACACGGAAACCGCTTTGAGCATAGCAGGCAGGCGGGCCGCCGAGCTGGGAATTCAGGAAGTCGTTGTCAGCTCGACATCCGGCAAGACCGCATTCAAGGCGCTGGATATTCTTACAGGGTTCCGAGTGGTTGTCGTTACCTATCACTGTGGATTCCGGGAGCCATTTCACAATGTGATGCCCGTATCGGTCCGGGCGGAACTTGAAGGACGGGGCGCCCGCGTGGTGAGTGCAACCCATGCCCTATCGGGTGTCGAACGCTCCATTGCAAAGACATATGGGGGGGTGTATCCGGTGCTGCTGGTCGCGGATACCCTGCGACTGTTCGGCCAGGGCACCAAGGTTGCGGTGGAAATTGCCATCATGGCCGCGGATGCGGGCGCGCTTTCCGGAGAGGACATTGTCTCCGTGGGCGGAACCGCCCGGGGGGTCGATACGGCGCTTGTTTTGAAACCCGCTCACCAATCCAATGTTTTTAAAGACCTTTTCATCAAGGAAGTGGTCTGTAAACCCAGAAGTTCCTGA
- a CDS encoding insulinase family protein translates to MSYKEPVVMQPGDVLHGFAVKRCEAITLLQATMIELEHEKTGARHIHIACSDTENAFGVVFRTVPRDSTGVAHILEHTVLCGSRRYPVRDPFFSMLKRSLSTFMNAFTASDWTMYPFATQNPTDYYNLMGVYLDAVFHPLLDLLSFRQEGHRLSLEEDRRLTYKGVVYNEMKGAMSSPPQIMARALLQALYPDTTYRFNSGGDPQEIPRLTYDGLKEFHRFHYHPSNAWFFTYGHLPIEEHLAFIETWYLSGFERIDPKTEVPSQPRWKTPGRAFAAYPLAPGEDGSRKHQVCVAWLLSDIRDTFELLSLSVLNDVLLGNPASPLRQALIDSGLGSALSDSSGFDADNRDTFFACGLKDVSQEDAEKIETIIFDTLGRLYRDGIDKEMIESALHQIEFHRKEITNTPYPYGLRLLLGISATWIHGGDPMRILDIDADMEKLRAGAIDGRLLEETISRYFLENPHRILFTLSPDSEMNDREAERLARELETIRNGLTEADVARIETLEKELEERQQNQEDVSCLPTLHRSDLTDDIRIVEPSSKDVAARLTCYEQPTSGICYLTVIAGAGSLPGRLLEGVPFLTHCMTQIGTRKHTYLEIARMTDRCTGGLSAGCHVRTLHDNTKDCLALFQLHAKCLNRNIPQTLDLMTELLCDWAFSDMARLKNLVLEYHAELEASIVDSGHRLAMSRASANLSRTAALSERWGGIEHVRWMRSIARDPSPRVLEKLSETLSEIADALLHRSNIEIALVGEKEAIDASIALSGMLENGLPEDCGENGFSAPKFEIAETALPREAWTTATTVSFVAQAFRTPTMDHPDAPALAVIAKMMRSLYLHREIREKGGAYGGFAAYNPEDGLFHLASYRDPRIAGTLEAFRGAVDFIRSGQYAESDIDEAVLQVCADIDKPDTPAMAAKKAFFRALIRLDDATRKRFKENLIRMDRARVLQAAEAHFRDALDHSGVAVVSSDALIEAESPALPDGFRWRVQAI, encoded by the coding sequence ATGTCATACAAGGAGCCCGTTGTGATGCAACCGGGAGATGTCCTACATGGCTTTGCCGTGAAACGCTGTGAAGCGATCACTTTGCTCCAGGCGACGATGATCGAGCTTGAACACGAGAAAACCGGCGCAAGACATATTCACATCGCCTGCAGCGATACGGAAAACGCCTTTGGTGTGGTGTTCCGAACGGTCCCCCGGGATTCGACAGGTGTTGCCCACATTCTGGAACATACGGTCCTGTGTGGCTCCAGGCGATACCCGGTGCGGGATCCGTTTTTTTCGATGCTCAAGCGAAGCCTCAGCACTTTCATGAATGCGTTTACGGCTTCGGATTGGACCATGTATCCCTTTGCCACCCAGAACCCGACCGATTATTACAATCTGATGGGCGTCTATCTCGATGCGGTTTTCCATCCCCTGCTCGATCTGTTGAGCTTCCGGCAGGAAGGGCACAGACTGAGCCTCGAAGAAGATCGGCGGCTCACCTACAAAGGGGTGGTCTACAACGAAATGAAGGGGGCCATGTCTTCCCCGCCACAGATCATGGCCAGGGCCCTGCTGCAGGCCCTCTATCCGGATACGACCTACCGATTCAATTCAGGCGGTGATCCGCAGGAAATTCCCCGGTTGACATACGATGGGCTCAAGGAATTCCACCGGTTTCATTACCATCCGAGCAATGCCTGGTTTTTTACTTATGGGCATCTGCCGATCGAGGAGCACCTGGCTTTCATTGAGACGTGGTATCTGAGCGGTTTCGAGCGGATCGATCCTAAAACCGAAGTGCCTTCCCAGCCCAGATGGAAGACCCCCGGCCGGGCTTTCGCCGCCTATCCCCTTGCGCCAGGCGAAGATGGCAGCCGAAAACATCAGGTCTGTGTGGCCTGGTTGCTGAGCGATATTCGGGACACCTTCGAACTGTTGAGCCTGTCGGTTCTGAACGATGTGCTCCTCGGGAATCCCGCTTCTCCGCTTCGCCAGGCCCTGATCGATTCGGGATTGGGCTCTGCGCTGTCGGATTCCTCCGGTTTTGATGCCGACAACCGGGATACATTTTTTGCCTGTGGTCTGAAGGATGTATCGCAAGAAGATGCCGAAAAGATTGAAACCATCATTTTCGATACGCTCGGCAGGCTCTACCGGGATGGGATCGATAAGGAAATGATCGAATCCGCCCTGCATCAGATCGAGTTCCACCGCAAAGAGATCACCAATACGCCCTATCCCTATGGGCTCCGCCTTCTGCTCGGCATTTCCGCCACCTGGATTCACGGCGGCGATCCGATGCGGATTCTCGATATCGATGCAGACATGGAAAAGCTGCGCGCAGGCGCCATCGATGGCAGGCTGCTCGAAGAGACGATTTCGCGTTATTTTCTGGAAAATCCGCATCGGATTCTGTTCACGCTTTCTCCCGATTCCGAAATGAACGATCGGGAGGCCGAACGGTTGGCCAGGGAGCTTGAAACCATCAGAAACGGCCTGACCGAAGCAGATGTCGCCCGAATCGAAACGCTCGAGAAGGAGCTTGAAGAACGGCAACAGAACCAGGAAGATGTTTCCTGCCTGCCAACCCTGCATCGAAGCGATCTGACGGATGATATTCGCATTGTCGAGCCTTCCAGCAAAGATGTTGCGGCGAGGCTCACCTGCTACGAGCAGCCGACATCGGGCATCTGTTACCTCACGGTGATTGCAGGAGCAGGCTCCCTTCCCGGCAGGCTCCTGGAAGGGGTCCCTTTTTTGACCCACTGCATGACCCAGATCGGCACCCGAAAGCACACGTATCTCGAAATTGCCCGGATGACGGATCGCTGCACAGGCGGTTTGTCTGCAGGATGCCATGTAAGAACCCTGCACGACAATACCAAAGACTGCCTGGCGCTGTTTCAGCTGCATGCCAAATGCCTCAACCGCAACATCCCGCAGACCCTCGATCTGATGACCGAGCTCCTGTGTGATTGGGCGTTTTCGGATATGGCACGGCTGAAAAACCTCGTGCTGGAATACCACGCCGAGCTGGAGGCATCGATCGTGGACAGCGGCCATCGGCTGGCCATGTCCCGCGCCTCGGCCAACCTGAGCCGGACTGCGGCGCTCAGCGAACGCTGGGGAGGAATCGAGCATGTCCGCTGGATGCGATCCATCGCCAGGGATCCCTCTCCACGGGTTTTGGAAAAGCTCTCCGAAACGCTTTCGGAAATTGCGGATGCGCTGCTGCACCGCAGCAACATCGAAATCGCGCTCGTCGGGGAAAAGGAAGCCATCGATGCTTCCATCGCGCTTTCCGGCATGTTGGAAAACGGCCTGCCGGAGGATTGCGGTGAAAACGGGTTTTCTGCGCCGAAATTCGAAATCGCGGAAACCGCCCTTCCCCGGGAAGCCTGGACAACGGCAACCACGGTGTCTTTCGTGGCACAGGCCTTTCGGACCCCCACCATGGATCATCCGGATGCGCCGGCGCTCGCCGTCATTGCCAAGATGATGCGATCCCTGTACCTGCATCGGGAAATCCGGGAAAAAGGCGGGGCATACGGCGGATTTGCCGCGTACAATCCGGAAGATGGCCTCTTTCACCTCGCCTCCTACCGGGACCCGCGGATTGCAGGCACACTCGAGGCCTTTCGGGGCGCTGTCGATTTCATCCGCTCCGGACAGTATGCGGAATCCGACATCGACGAGGCCGTATTGCAGGTGTGCGCGGACATCGACAAGCCCGATACGCCTGCGATGGCCGCCAAGAAAGCGTTTTTTCGCGCCCTCATCCGGCTTGACGACGCCACGAGAAAGCGATTCAAGGAAAATCTCATTCGTATGGATCGGGCCAGGGTGCTTCAAGCCGCAGAGGCCCATTTCAGGGACGCGCTGGACCACAGCGGCGTTGCCGTGGTTTCCAGCGATGCGCTGATCGAAGCGGAATCCCCAGCATTGCCGGATGGGTTTCGATGGCGTGTTCAGGCCATCTGA
- a CDS encoding glycosyltransferase family 2 protein — protein MACSGHLMLSRLYLCLNAWAAEKGPLHRMAGWLLPVVEGLRWWRKDRYRAGVPGAVHWIRRFARAGRRPVFDQREVPVLYGCHRLPGIGGPDGRARFSILMPVCNTDPGDLREAIASVIGQSYGGWELCIVDDGSTSRQTIDVLERISDPRIRIERLSMQSGISAATNRAFAISRHEWIALLDHDDVLHPCALSEMARAIAEHPDADVLYSDEDKIDPAGFHKAPFYKPGFSPDLLRSQNYLCHFLAIRASKVASLGGWRSGFDGAQDHDLLLRLLACGCRFYHVPLILYHWRQSPNSTAMTPFCKPGAHLAGMRSADEHAKAVFGTAGHAEETGIHFVYNVRSGLLTDRHRISIVIPTRDHLQELRTCIESIRDRSTWKRYEILVLDNASTDSAMLAWIGDESRKDPERIRILRVDEPFNWSRLNNIGIRNTRGDVIVLLNNDTEVLTADWLERLADEALRPDVGAVGPLLLYPDGGIQHAGVVVGMGGWADHVFKGHRPVHDISPFVSPMVKRNVLAVSGACMAFSRSLIERIGYLDERFTMCGSDVEFCIRASEAGLWNVYDPAVRLVHHEACTRKSRPIPENDFTLSRQVYAPYLSGRGDPFYNPHLSLMDTTPMVHLP, from the coding sequence ATGGCGTGTTCAGGCCATCTGATGCTCTCCCGGCTCTATCTGTGCCTGAATGCCTGGGCCGCTGAAAAAGGCCCGCTCCATCGGATGGCTGGATGGCTGCTGCCCGTTGTCGAGGGGCTGCGCTGGTGGCGAAAAGACCGGTACCGGGCCGGCGTTCCGGGGGCTGTTCACTGGATCAGGCGGTTTGCCAGGGCAGGCCGCAGACCGGTTTTCGATCAGAGGGAAGTTCCGGTTCTGTATGGATGCCATCGCCTACCTGGGATCGGGGGCCCGGATGGGAGGGCGCGCTTCAGCATCCTCATGCCCGTATGCAATACCGATCCAGGCGATCTTCGGGAAGCGATCGCCTCGGTGATCGGCCAGTCCTATGGGGGCTGGGAGCTTTGCATCGTGGATGACGGCTCCACATCCAGGCAGACCATCGATGTGCTGGAGCGAATTTCGGATCCCCGGATCCGGATCGAGCGCTTGAGCATGCAATCCGGTATTTCGGCTGCGACCAATCGGGCGTTTGCGATTTCCCGGCATGAATGGATCGCGCTTCTCGATCATGATGATGTGCTCCATCCATGCGCCCTTTCCGAGATGGCCCGTGCCATCGCCGAACATCCGGATGCCGATGTCCTGTACTCCGATGAAGACAAGATCGATCCGGCCGGTTTTCACAAGGCGCCATTTTACAAACCCGGCTTTTCGCCCGACCTGTTGCGCAGCCAGAATTATCTCTGCCATTTTCTGGCAATCCGGGCCTCCAAGGTTGCGTCCCTTGGCGGGTGGCGAAGCGGCTTCGACGGGGCGCAGGACCACGATCTGCTGCTTCGCCTGCTGGCTTGCGGATGCCGCTTTTACCACGTGCCGCTGATCCTCTACCATTGGCGCCAGAGCCCGAACTCTACGGCCATGACCCCGTTTTGCAAACCCGGAGCCCATCTGGCGGGCATGCGCAGCGCCGACGAACACGCCAAAGCGGTTTTTGGAACGGCCGGGCATGCCGAAGAAACCGGAATCCATTTCGTATACAATGTGCGGAGCGGGCTTCTCACAGACCGCCACCGGATCAGCATCGTGATCCCGACCCGGGATCACCTGCAGGAATTGCGGACCTGCATCGAGAGCATCCGGGATCGATCCACCTGGAAACGGTATGAAATCCTGGTGCTGGATAACGCTTCAACGGATTCGGCAATGCTTGCCTGGATCGGGGATGAATCCCGAAAGGATCCGGAGCGCATCCGGATTCTCCGGGTCGATGAACCCTTCAATTGGTCGCGGTTGAACAACATCGGCATCCGGAATACGCGCGGGGATGTGATCGTTTTGCTGAACAACGATACCGAGGTGCTCACGGCCGACTGGCTGGAGCGGTTGGCGGATGAGGCCCTTCGGCCCGATGTGGGAGCAGTCGGCCCTTTGCTGCTCTACCCCGATGGCGGCATTCAGCATGCGGGTGTGGTTGTGGGCATGGGCGGCTGGGCGGACCACGTGTTCAAGGGGCATCGGCCGGTACACGATATTTCGCCTTTCGTCTCGCCGATGGTCAAGCGCAATGTGCTTGCCGTCTCCGGTGCGTGCATGGCCTTTTCCAGGTCTCTGATCGAGCGGATCGGTTATTTGGACGAGCGCTTCACCATGTGCGGCAGCGATGTGGAATTCTGCATCCGGGCCTCTGAGGCCGGATTGTGGAATGTATACGATCCCGCAGTCCGCCTCGTTCACCACGAAGCCTGCACCCGGAAATCCAGGCCCATCCCGGAGAACGATTTTACGCTTTCCCGGCAAGTGTATGCGCCCTATCTCTCCGGAAGAGGCGATCCGTTCTACAATCCGCATCTGTCCCTGATGGATACCACCCCGATGGTGCACCTCCCATGA
- a CDS encoding methylenetetrahydrofolate reductase, whose product MQLNQKLAEGKFVILAEMEPPKGADPGVMVRQARRVKELVDGFLVPEMNKAVMRMSSLGGAVVLQQNGMQALMQVCCRDRNRIALQADLLAASACGVQAVMAVRGEDVRFGDHPDAKAVYDLDEMTLLDAIQKMQQGKDLAGVDLMSAPRFLVGTSVNAAARGEPLEHELEAMAEKRKKGVSFWVTPPVFDLDAFGPFMNRIDRSKTPILPNVLLLKSAGMARYMARNLENISIPDSIIFRIQSAPDRVQECIRIAAETISAIKAKGFAGVLLSTIGWEDKLPDILEQVR is encoded by the coding sequence ATGCAGCTCAATCAGAAACTTGCGGAAGGGAAATTCGTAATTCTGGCGGAAATGGAACCTCCCAAGGGAGCGGATCCAGGCGTCATGGTTCGACAGGCCCGACGGGTCAAGGAGCTGGTCGACGGATTCCTTGTCCCCGAAATGAACAAGGCCGTGATGCGGATGAGCTCCCTGGGAGGTGCCGTCGTGTTGCAGCAGAACGGCATGCAGGCCCTCATGCAGGTATGCTGCCGAGACCGCAACCGCATCGCCCTGCAGGCGGACCTGCTGGCTGCTTCGGCCTGTGGGGTTCAGGCCGTGATGGCCGTCCGGGGGGAAGATGTCCGGTTCGGCGATCATCCCGATGCCAAGGCCGTCTACGATCTCGATGAGATGACGCTTCTCGATGCGATCCAAAAAATGCAGCAGGGCAAGGACCTTGCGGGCGTCGATCTCATGTCAGCCCCCCGCTTCCTTGTCGGGACATCGGTCAATGCGGCCGCCAGGGGCGAACCCCTCGAACACGAGCTTGAAGCCATGGCCGAAAAGCGCAAGAAAGGCGTATCCTTTTGGGTAACGCCGCCCGTCTTTGACCTCGACGCCTTCGGCCCGTTCATGAACCGGATCGATCGATCCAAAACCCCTATTCTCCCCAACGTTCTTCTGCTCAAATCTGCCGGTATGGCTCGCTACATGGCCCGTAACCTCGAAAACATCTCCATTCCCGACTCCATCATTTTTCGAATCCAGTCAGCCCCCGACCGGGTGCAGGAATGCATCCGAATTGCAGCGGAAACCATCTCCGCAATCAAGGCGAAAGGGTTTGCAGGCGTACTCCTTTCCACCATCGGGTGGGAAGACAAACTGCCCGACATTTTGGAGCAGGTTCGGTAA
- a CDS encoding NAD(P)-binding protein: MERQEQAPSDRSGGSGSSLVGAVMVVGAGIAGMQSALDLANSGYYVYLVEETAAVGGMMSQIDKTFPTNDCAMUVISPKLVEVGRHLNIELLTQTELLELQGEPGAFKAKLRKKPRYIDLSKCTSCGECAKVCPISLPDAYNRNLSTRQAAYKQYAQAIPGAYAITKRGTAPCKATCPAHVGVQGFIALINAGKYREALELFKEVHPFPGVCGRVCHHPCERACTRNAVDEPLGIMNLHRFLADQDRSSPEPYRPKIKAKREEKIAIIGAGPAGLTAAYFLAIEGYQVTVFEKLPVLGGMLSVGIPSYRLPRDIIESEIQVIKDLGVQFRTGVEIGKDMTIAQLRKDGFKAFFVAIGAHECKRLGIPGEDLKGVYPGVEFLREVNLGNRISLGDRVAVIGGGNVAMDSVRTALRTGSAKPFILYRRSMEEMPASREEIAECREEGIDILCLTHPVRIIGDDSGTVRAIECIRMELGEPDASGRRRPVPVKGSEFVIDVDAVIPAIGQESDWACLTEECSCSLTGWKTMQVDPVTLQSDDPDIFSGGDAVSGPRTVVEAIAAGREAAISIDRFVRGVDLKEGRIKDWSAVENVPTDGVPLKPRTAMPHLPVDQRMGTFNEVQLGYDETLSSSEAERCLACGVCSECYQCVKACLAGAVNHEQQVEEVELDVGSVILCPGSEAYDPTPLRQFYHYGKNPNVMTSIEFERILSASGPTMGHLVRLSDHKEPKRIAWLQCVGSRDVNRCGNGYCSSVCCMYAIKEAMIAKEHAGGDLDCVVFNMDIRSFGKDYEKYFNRAKEKAGVRFVKARIHTMDEEPGTGNLIVRYVDESGAIQQEIFDLVVLSVGLQIPQSTVELAKRLGVDVLPSRFAVTHPFEPVASTRPGVYIGGVFQGPKDIPSSVTEASAAACAAGARLAPARNTCTKTVAIPEEIPVAGQEPRIGVFVCNCGINIAGVVNVPEVQAYAATLPGVVYSGQNLFTCSQDAQDQMKEIIREKRLNRIVVASCSPKTHEPIFMDTLQACGLNKYLFEMANIRNQDSWIHSGDPEGATVKAKDLVRMAVARAASLHPLQEKCIPVNKRALVVGGGPAGMTAALGMADQGFEVVLVEKEAELGGMARRLTKTIEGEDIQSWLGDLVRKTKSHPLIQVLTQSLVVGFTGFKGNFTTELLVGPGMYERKVDHGAIILATGAVEYRPKEFLYGQDPRVMTQVELAQKLESEGKADYDSAVMIQCVGSRNDENPNCSRICCQSAVKNALHIKHLNPETAVYVLYRDIRTYGLLEEYFTEARKAGVMFFRYTPETMPEVAAQAEGIDVTFTDPILNRRIRVTTDALVLSAGMVASDTEELSSIMKLARNAEGYYLEAHVKLRPVDMATDGIFICGTAHSPKLLSESISQAMAAASRATTFLSQDSLTLSAVTAHVNQDLCASCLICVRSCPYGVPRINEEGVSEIDPALCHGCGICASECPAKAIELNWYEDEQLLTKIDALLEGVL, encoded by the coding sequence ATGGAACGGCAAGAACAAGCACCCAGCGATCGATCCGGGGGTTCCGGTAGCAGCCTTGTCGGCGCCGTCATGGTGGTCGGTGCCGGTATTGCAGGCATGCAGTCGGCCCTCGATCTGGCCAATTCCGGTTACTACGTCTATCTGGTGGAAGAGACCGCAGCCGTCGGCGGCATGATGTCTCAGATCGACAAGACGTTTCCGACCAACGACTGTGCGATGTGAGTGATCTCGCCCAAACTGGTCGAGGTCGGCCGGCATCTGAACATCGAGTTGTTGACGCAAACCGAATTGCTGGAACTCCAGGGTGAACCGGGCGCCTTCAAGGCCAAACTCCGGAAGAAACCCCGGTACATCGATCTATCCAAATGCACGAGTTGCGGGGAGTGCGCCAAGGTATGCCCGATCAGCCTTCCGGATGCGTACAACCGCAATCTATCCACCCGTCAGGCGGCCTACAAGCAGTATGCCCAGGCCATTCCCGGCGCCTACGCCATCACCAAGCGCGGCACGGCCCCCTGCAAGGCCACTTGCCCCGCCCATGTCGGCGTTCAAGGATTCATTGCTCTGATCAACGCCGGTAAGTACCGAGAAGCCCTCGAACTCTTCAAGGAAGTCCATCCCTTCCCCGGCGTCTGCGGCCGGGTCTGCCACCATCCCTGCGAGCGGGCCTGCACCCGCAATGCCGTCGACGAGCCGCTCGGCATCATGAACCTGCATCGTTTCCTGGCGGATCAGGATCGGAGCAGCCCGGAGCCGTATCGGCCCAAGATCAAGGCAAAGCGCGAGGAAAAAATCGCCATCATCGGAGCGGGGCCGGCCGGACTCACGGCCGCTTATTTCCTCGCCATCGAAGGGTACCAGGTGACGGTGTTCGAAAAGCTTCCGGTTTTGGGCGGCATGCTTTCGGTCGGTATCCCCTCGTATCGATTGCCGAGAGACATTATCGAAAGCGAAATCCAGGTGATCAAGGATCTCGGCGTACAATTCCGCACCGGTGTCGAAATCGGCAAGGACATGACCATTGCGCAACTCCGAAAGGACGGATTCAAGGCCTTTTTTGTCGCGATCGGCGCGCACGAATGCAAACGTCTCGGAATCCCCGGCGAAGACCTCAAAGGGGTTTACCCTGGCGTCGAATTCCTGCGGGAAGTCAATCTCGGAAACCGCATTTCCTTGGGGGATCGGGTGGCTGTCATCGGCGGAGGGAATGTCGCCATGGATTCGGTTCGAACGGCCCTTCGCACGGGCTCGGCCAAACCCTTCATTCTCTACCGCAGAAGTATGGAAGAAATGCCGGCCAGCCGGGAGGAAATCGCCGAGTGTCGGGAAGAGGGCATCGATATCCTCTGCCTCACCCATCCGGTGCGCATCATCGGAGATGACTCCGGAACGGTCCGGGCCATCGAATGCATCCGGATGGAGCTGGGCGAACCGGATGCAAGCGGCAGAAGAAGGCCCGTACCTGTCAAAGGAAGTGAATTCGTCATTGACGTCGATGCCGTCATCCCGGCCATCGGCCAGGAATCCGACTGGGCCTGTCTCACCGAGGAATGTTCCTGCTCGCTCACGGGCTGGAAAACGATGCAGGTCGACCCCGTCACCCTGCAGTCGGACGATCCAGACATCTTTTCGGGCGGCGATGCCGTGAGCGGCCCTCGGACGGTCGTCGAAGCCATTGCTGCAGGCAGAGAGGCCGCCATATCCATCGACCGGTTCGTCCGGGGGGTGGACTTGAAAGAAGGCCGCATCAAGGATTGGAGTGCCGTCGAAAATGTCCCCACAGACGGTGTCCCACTCAAACCCAGAACGGCCATGCCCCATCTTCCTGTCGATCAGCGGATGGGAACCTTCAACGAGGTGCAGCTCGGATACGATGAGACCCTGAGCAGCTCCGAAGCCGAACGGTGCCTGGCCTGCGGCGTGTGTTCGGAATGCTATCAGTGCGTGAAAGCCTGCCTTGCAGGGGCCGTGAATCACGAGCAGCAGGTGGAAGAAGTGGAACTGGATGTCGGCTCTGTCATCCTGTGCCCGGGTTCCGAAGCCTACGACCCGACACCGCTTCGGCAGTTCTACCACTACGGAAAAAATCCCAACGTCATGACAAGCATCGAGTTCGAACGGATCCTGAGCGCATCCGGCCCCACCATGGGGCATCTGGTCCGCCTTTCGGATCACAAGGAACCCAAACGCATCGCGTGGTTGCAGTGCGTTGGGTCAAGGGATGTGAACCGATGCGGCAACGGCTACTGCTCCTCGGTCTGCTGTATGTATGCCATCAAGGAGGCCATGATCGCCAAGGAACATGCAGGTGGCGATCTCGACTGTGTGGTCTTCAACATGGACATCCGTTCTTTCGGAAAGGATTACGAGAAATACTTCAACCGGGCGAAAGAAAAGGCGGGGGTGCGCTTCGTCAAGGCCCGCATCCACACGATGGACGAGGAGCCCGGAACCGGCAACCTCATCGTCCGCTATGTCGATGAAAGCGGGGCGATCCAGCAGGAAATCTTCGATCTCGTCGTTCTTTCGGTCGGGCTGCAAATTCCCCAGTCCACCGTGGAGCTGGCCAAACGCCTCGGCGTCGATGTACTCCCGTCCCGCTTCGCCGTTACCCATCCCTTCGAGCCGGTGGCATCCACCAGACCTGGCGTTTACATCGGCGGGGTCTTCCAGGGACCGAAGGACATCCCCTCTTCGGTCACCGAAGCCAGTGCCGCCGCCTGCGCCGCAGGGGCAAGGCTTGCTCCGGCACGCAACACCTGCACGAAGACCGTCGCCATTCCGGAAGAAATTCCGGTGGCAGGTCAGGAACCCCGCATCGGCGTCTTTGTGTGCAACTGCGGCATCAACATTGCCGGCGTCGTGAACGTACCCGAGGTCCAAGCCTATGCCGCCACCCTCCCCGGGGTCGTCTATTCCGGACAGAACCTTTTCACGTGCTCCCAGGATGCACAGGACCAGATGAAGGAGATTATCCGGGAAAAGCGGCTCAACCGGATCGTCGTGGCCTCCTGCAGCCCCAAAACCCACGAGCCCATCTTCATGGATACGCTGCAGGCCTGCGGACTGAACAAATACCTCTTCGAAATGGCCAACATCCGCAACCAGGATTCCTGGATCCATTCCGGCGATCCCGAAGGAGCCACCGTAAAGGCCAAGGATCTTGTGCGGATGGCCGTCGCACGAGCGGCATCCCTGCATCCCCTCCAGGAAAAATGCATCCCGGTGAACAAGCGGGCACTGGTGGTGGGTGGAGGGCCTGCCGGCATGACGGCGGCCCTCGGCATGGCCGATCAGGGATTTGAAGTCGTTCTGGTGGAAAAGGAAGCGGAATTGGGCGGCATGGCCCGCAGACTCACCAAAACCATCGAAGGAGAAGACATCCAGAGCTGGCTCGGGGATCTTGTCCGGAAAACGAAGAGCCATCCGCTCATCCAGGTGCTCACGCAGTCGCTTGTCGTCGGGTTCACCGGTTTCAAAGGGAATTTCACCACCGAGCTTCTGGTCGGTCCCGGCATGTACGAACGCAAGGTCGACCACGGCGCGATCATCCTGGCAACTGGAGCGGTGGAATACCGACCGAAGGAATTTTTGTACGGCCAGGATCCCCGGGTCATGACTCAAGTGGAGCTGGCGCAGAAATTGGAATCCGAAGGAAAGGCCGATTACGACAGTGCGGTGATGATCCAGTGCGTGGGGTCTCGAAACGACGAGAACCCGAACTGCTCCCGGATCTGCTGCCAGAGTGCCGTCAAGAACGCGCTCCACATCAAACATCTCAACCCGGAAACCGCCGTCTATGTCCTGTATCGGGACATCCGCACCTACGGACTGCTCGAAGAATACTTCACCGAAGCCCGCAAGGCAGGGGTGATGTTCTTCCGCTACACCCCGGAAACCATGCCGGAAGTGGCGGCTCAGGCCGAAGGAATCGATGTGACGTTCACCGACCCGATCCTGAACCGGCGCATTCGGGTCACGACGGACGCCCTGGTGCTGTCTGCCGGCATGGTGGCCTCGGACACCGAAGAATTGTCCTCCATCATGAAACTCGCCCGAAACGCCGAAGGCTACTATCTCGAGGCCCACGTGAAGCTTCGGCCCGTCGACATGGCTACGGACGGAATTTTCATCTGCGGAACGGCCCACAGCCCCAAGCTCCTGTCCGAAAGCATTTCCCAGGCCATGGCCGCTGCCTCCCGGGCAACGACCTTCCTGTCTCAGGACAGCCTGACCCTTTCCGCCGTAACGGCCCATGTCAACCAGGATCTGTGCGCCTCCTGCCTGATCTGTGTGCGCTCCTGCCCGTACGGAGTGCCCCGGATCAACGAGGAAGGGGTGAGCGAAATCGACCCGGCCCTGTGCCACGGTTGCGGCATCTGTGCATCGGAGTGCCCGGCCAAAGCCATCGAACTCAACTGGTACGAAGATGAGCAACTGCTTACCAAAATCGACGCCTTGCTGGAGGGGGTGCTATGA